The Girardinichthys multiradiatus isolate DD_20200921_A chromosome 9, DD_fGirMul_XY1, whole genome shotgun sequence genome segment TGGCCTGTAAATGTAGGTGGAACAAGCTTAACCTGCACGCTATGCAGGTCCTATTTTAGTAATTATCACACCTGTTTTGTGTGTTGTTGTCTCTGTCAGTAGATGTTTACAGTCTTTCCTTTGCTTAGTCCTTGACATAAGGCTTTATTACTGTTCCCTCAGTCTGCTCCTGTACCATTTTTGGCCTTCTTGTTTCTTGATTTAGTGTTTTTTGTCTCAACAGCTACAAGGTTTTGAGTTTTCACCCTGGGCTGGGAATTACAATTTCACCTGCTGCTTCGTTGTAGCCTCACCCTTACTTATCCCTTACATTCCAACTTTTCACATGTGCCTTCTAAAAGCatcagtttgtaaaaaaaagttaataataataattacagaCTGATTGAAAATCTTTAAGTTCACAACATTTATGATTAGTACCAAACAAGATTTAGAGCAAACCATAGTATGATCTGAAGCACAACAGCGACTCCTgtaatttctgtttaaattctGATAGCTCTTATTGCTGCTTCTGATCCATCCTGTTGATCCTGGCATCCTACTTTTATATTTCAAATAGCTTAGCAGGTCAAATTTCTATTTTGGTATTAGTCATTTCTTTAAGAGAgtagttttcatgttttagttGATAATTTAAAAAGTTGCTGAGAGAAATATCTTCTCTGGAGTTCCACACAGAACCGATCTTGTTCCATTACTTTTTAACCTGGACATGCTCCAGCTTAGTAAAATTTATGAAGATGATacacttttttacttttctttttcagatgaTTAAGTAAGCCTGCCCTTAATTTCAATATCTGAATGGCAAATGTTATAATTTAAAAACGATACTAATGGGTCCTACATGGTAGAATCAGAAAGCATGCCCTTATCTTCACTGAAAGACATtgagaaagtaaaaaaatattagacGTTCATTAGCTTTTAGTCCTAACTATAGAATAAGTTACCTTAATGGATGAATTGGTGTAATATAAAAATCTGTCAAAAGTTAGTTTTCATCAAGCTTTGGTAAGGGTTTCTCTTGCCCCTTGGTATTGCTTGCATCTATCAGTGatttttttcagtgtaaaaCATGTTGATTTTACTTGTAATGAAATGTACAATATTTATGAAACAGTTTCAATTGGATTATAGACTTTCTCCCAGATGCAAAAACAGTTACAGGTTATAATCAAAGTCTTTGGACAAGATCAGAGTTATTCTGAATTCTCTTGCAgcctataaaagaaaaatgaaacaagacTTTAACATCAGCACTATGAGCACTATTTACTCAGTTTACTCTGCTGTGGTCGCCACAATGTGCTTAAGTTGTTAATGCATAAGTTATTTTTAATGTGGACAGAGATTTTGTAAAAAAGGTGTGATCCAAACTTTTCTGGCACAACTGTACCTAATTCCAAGATGCATTGAGAAGGACAAAGATCTGGTGAGATAAAGAGTCGAGCAACACTGAAGAACCGAGGAATCAACTTTTTTGACAGACCAATGTGTTTCAGCTTGTGGCCTTCATCATGGGCGttaaaaaatgtatcattttcacCTTGGAAGTGGAGAAATTGCACCAGAAAGTTTTGGATCACCcaatctttttagttttttttttccacataaatTATCCAATAttttttgcatgtgttttgtAATGACCCTGATGAAGCCAACAAGATAAAACATGTTGGTCTGTAAATAAAGTCGTTTCCTTGGTATTTCAAGTGTTGCTGGAGTTTTCACCTCACCACAACAGGGGTGTGACAGGATTTGCTGTGTTGTCCTTTACttgttttctgtgttgtatAGTGCTGTGTATTTTGTTGTCACCTGTTTTGTGAAGCACTTGTGAATCACCTGTCTGTGAAAACGGAGGGTGTTATGCCACAAAGTTATTATAAATTGGCCTGTTTCAACTGCCCCCGGTTAATTCATCAAAACCGAGGaatgtaatttctttttttacaaaacagaaaaaatatgttttaaagtaaaacaactgGCTAACTTTGAAACTGCAGAAGATCACCCAAAGGTGAGGATATATATCATAGGTCACATCTATGTTTCTTATCATTTAAACAGACAACACAACTGAAACGCTGCTGTTTGGAGGATATTTGTTCTTACTTGGCCTGTGTGACCAAGCTGCTGCAATGAAACCCCTTATTGAGTtcggtcaaaaaaaaaaaaagatgtacaAAATTTTTAAGAAGAGAAAACAACAGTGGAGACACTTCCGCTGCATAATCCAGTTTTATATCAAGGTGGTGATGCTTTAACCCTATATCATGGAAAAGTAATTTTAGTTACaaagtggaaaaataaaactttaaccTTCACAGAAATTCTCTCTCTTGTTTATTCAGCAGTTGCCCTGCTcttatgggtttttttttcactaGCCTAATACCTCTGTTTTGAGTGTAAACCCCTCGAGCCCTGCAGTGTTGACAAGTGAATGTTAAAGGTCAGTGTGAGTGGTTTTGCTCCTTTacattgaaattaaaaaaactgcCCAGCTTGAGTCGCAGGTGTTTTCCATGAATCCTAAAGCTTTTTTCACACATCCTTCATCGCATGTAAAAGTCATGGGTGCCATGTCAGAATAAGCATCCGACTTGGCTTTACGTTGTTATTTAGAAGATTGACGCCATtatgtcatgtttttgtccTCTGACAGCATATCCTCCAAAAATTATCTTATGTTACCTACTAACAAATTTCTTTTAgacctaaaaaataaacaaaataaattgtatgCAAACTCTAACCCTTGTTCAGAATTTATGgtataataaatcaaaatcaaaaagcgAGCCAGCTGAGAAGGTTTTTAATTCTGTTGATTGCCTGTGTGTCGATTCCTTAAATGGTTAAGTGTGGATTTACACACGCTGGCATATTTTAACCTTAATGAGGGTGTTTGTTCTGTTCCAGGTGCTGATTCTCTCCACCCGCTTACTTAGACCGACGGATATTCCCAAGCTGCTCTTCAGCTCTCAGAGACTGCGGCCAGATATTGGTCTCTGAAGGTCTGGCAGGAGGAACAAACACAGCCTTGTGTGCGCGGACCAACACGTTTGGACAAGCGAGCTCAAATAGTTCAATTTTAGAGAAATGCTGcaggataataaaaaaaaccaaggAAGCATTCCTGCTCTGTATGTCAACAAACAAAATCCACAAGATCTGTTCCAGCTGTGTGTTTTATGACATGAATGCATCAAAATATGATGGCAATAAAGTATTTATGTTTTCAGACAACCACAAGATGCGTTGCTTTTTGTTTGCATCCACTGTAAATGAAGCTCAAATGATTGTGGTTTCTGAACTGTAAATGTGACCCAGTGAATGTGTGAAAAATGAATCTCTGCTGCAGTGGCTGAGAGAATAGTCACTCTATCAGCATCATCACATCATGACAGCAGCACAATGTTAAACAAATTATTTGACACACACAATATTTGCTCACACCTCCACTGTCAATTCCCTCCTTCCTGTGTTTTATTCTGTCTAACATGACTGACTTCAGCTTAAGCACCACGCCTGAACACCACAACAGGGGGCTTTCTCATTTACTCAAATACACTTTGACAGACTCTGACACGATTTTCTAGATTTACTGTTTAATAAGTCAAGAATTTTGAAGTTGGGTTCTGGTTaagcagtggtgtccaaacattttgccacatgAGCCAAAATCATCAAATCAAAAGTGCTTGATGGCcacaaaatagattttttttttttaccagctgAACAATTGCAACATGCAACATTTTAGTGAAACAAATTTGTAAATCATTGTACTGTAGatccaaataataaaaatagtgtTGTAGGATtgccttatttaaaaaaaaattgttttttttaattaaggcAAGCGTTTTTTTGTCTATTGTCAGGGGCAGGAACAGGATTTTAGTTgctctttctttaaaaatgtttgctgtaTTTAGCTAATAATAAATCAGTTCAATGCAGATGTGGGTTCACCCGGTTGAATAGTTCTGGTCCTATTTactttgaaatgaaaaagaaagcgAAAAGCATGATTATTAAAAGATGATTACTTTGTATTGTTCCTATAATTTTCCACATCAAGATTTCAATGAAAAAAACTCTGCACCTGCATCAACTGGCTGTGCTGATCGCCCAGACTGCAATGTAGACACCTTCGTTTAGTAtgaatccagattagttggtccAGACTTTAAAGGATTAAGGACATTTTGATACATTTATAATTAAATATTCTTAGGTCTGCTTTCTAATGTTTTGATTGggtaaaaataaacatgaaaactAACACCACTTAAAGAAAGTCTTCTATGATTGGgaagaatattaaaaatattatctAGGCTGattaaaggtttattttggATGATCTTTATTGCAGAGTTCATATTGAGAGTTGAAGGTAATTTGTGAAATATGACCTGTCTTAAATTAGTGAGGGAAAAAAAACGGCTCAGGCTACATTTTTCAACTTTCTTAAATGTGGGGACATTATTTAAATGCATGCCGCTTCTGTGTATCACTCCCCTTAGCGTTTTCTAAAAAATTCATTCTACAGAAAGCCTCACTGTGTCTTTCACCATCTGGTTTTTTGACCCTGGATGTTGTACCTGTATTATattgtctctttttattatAGTTTCCCCTTTTGGTCAGGTCTCCTTCACAAAAGAGACAATAACCTCAAGAGCCTTCCTGGTtatttaaagatgaaaaaagtaaaagaaaaacattattacAATTAACAGGATACCAAGTTCTTGAATGTTTCAGAACATCTTCTGGGATTAGCAGGTAATTTCACTAACTGTAAGAGTTCAGCACAGGTATATTCAACGTATTGGTAGAAAGAAGTAAAATTATAAAAGATCAGATTTGAGGTGTTTGAATGCATTACGCATGTTGGTAATAATTTGCTTCTGTGCACAAAAGCATCCAGTTAAACATGGTTTAAAGGTTCATTAATTGCTCTGATCTTGTGATTGGAGTGGTTTTAAGATGGTAGATGTCTAGTTTAGTCACAGCCACTGTTAGATTCAGCATATGGGACCCACTAATCTGGTTTTATATTAAATGAATACATGGTTTCATCTTCTACTGCAGATATCTGCTTATCTTTAAatcttaatgagctaattacctctattagaaagattggattagaaccagctcttaccagtaaactcccaaggattattaatgtcatttgatttgtttttctgtgtgtgatttcctttatcattgtaatgtttttcctcaagtacagcgctttgagtgttcctgaaaagcgctatataaataaacttgactttaaacagaatctcattttaaaataatttttgtatcCCTTGAGTTCAgagttaaaaataaacagatccTTGTAGTTTCAGATATTCCTTCATTTAAGAAAACAATTACagatttctatatttttttcatgGGGTTTGTAGTTCAACCCCCAAAACAGAATCTGCAGAACATTAGCTCCGAGAAACAAAAGCAACCTTGCAGTGTATGCGTGCGTTACCCCCATTTTCCTCAAGTCAGCTTTCTGTGGTCTAGCACTGCAGCCTGCTTTTAACTTTAGTCACATCAAGAAGCAATCAGTACAATCATCTCTCTGTTCTCCTTATGTGATTCATAGCTGCATGTTATCAAGGCCTTTTAGAAGAGCTGCTCTATTCATGGGTCAGACAGGCTTTTCTTCTGAGCGCGTCATCCCCGTCACATTTAACCTGAAGATTCTACAGTTtcccaaaaagaaaaatgaacacatctcctttaaaaatcattttattgtggacaatgtgaattTGTAACAAATAAATAGCAGGTCCTTTGGACTGGTCATTTTTATAAAGTGAATCAGCAATTATAGTCGATGCTACATCCCGTGTCTGCTGCAAAACCTTAACCCCTTCCCATCACACTGTCATGTACAGTGATGATccataacacacacacagagagcaaTGTTGACATTACAGATAGAGCATACATGCAGCTCCATAGAGTCCTTGCTGAATGGGAACCGTTAACAGTGCCATGTAGTGGCAGTGAATAAAAATCTGCCACAATGGGCTCAGCTAAAAATAAGCCATACTTCAGCTGTTGCCAGGAGAGCTGGATTTACACTTATTTGTTTAACTGATATGCAGAGTCTGCGGTTCAGCCAGCCACCTTTGGTTGTCCCCGTGTCCTCACGTCTCTTCCTGAGCAGAAGATAAACCTCCTCCCTGCTTGATTTTACATGTTATCTGGCACAGGACTGCTCTTCGCCAAGAGGTTATTCCCTCTATAAAGACTCATTTACCTCCTGCTTTGTAGAGGCTACCACTGTTCATCTCAACAGTCTGCTTCCTTCCGTCAGACTGACTCAGGACTTTAATAAAGGAGAGTTCATCTCCTGTTCTTTTCTCGGCTCCCAGTCCTCACACTGAGGTCACTGTCCTGACTTTTGCAGACAGCGCCTGTTTGAAACGTCTCTTCAGATCTTGCATGTTGGGAGACTTTGGCCGGGGGATGAGGGGCGAGCGCCTCTTTTCAGCGGCGGCGATGGCAGCGGGAGGCGGCGGTTGCTGCTGCTTGGAGAGCTGGCAACACAGTCTGTGGAAAGCTCCATGCACCTGGTTGTAGTCTTCGCTGGCGGAGACCTCATAGAAGGAGCAGCCCAGAGTTCCCGCCAGCACGGGGCCCTGCTCGGAGTCAACGCGCCTCATGTGCAGGAGGTCGGCCTTGTTGGCTAGCAGGATCACCGGGGGAACACTGATGGCGCCGGTACGAATGACCAGCTGGTGCAGCTGATCAATCAGCTCAAAGCTACGGCGGTCTGTCACAGAATACACCAGCACCACGGCGTCGGCCCACTGGATGGAGCACGTCACATGGTCGGGGAGACTGATACCATTATCAGTCatctaaaaagaaaaggaagacaaaataataaaatcacaccttgctggtgggggggggggggtcagttCAAAGGGTCTCAGATTTAATGAAAAGGAAACTTTTGCAATGACTGGAACGCTGACTTAGGCAGACAGGAGCTATAGTATTACTGCTGCAGAGGAAggaggtgtggatgactgcgaagAGCCTGGATGTGGATCAAGGTATCATTTACAGTGGCCCCAGCCAGCTATTACCCTAAATGGTAAATTACACAGCCCAAAATGAGTGGAGGGGAGAATGAAATCTGCAGCATGTTTGGTTTCAGTCAAAAATATCGGAGATGTGAGTGTCTGAGGACCCACCTCTGCACCAGGAGTGTCCTGGACCTGGATGGTAACCTGATCTCCATCCACCTGGACTTCTCTGGAGTACAGATTACCTGCACACACAGAACAGAGACGACAATGAGCTTGAGGCGTTTTATATGAGACAGAATAGCCCATTTATATcatagaaaagtatcttcatcTTACCTGCGTTTCGCTCATAGTCTCCAATGAAGCGCTTCGTTAAGAATCTCACCACCAGCGCTAAAATACACCAAAATAACAACATTATtagacttaaaaatcacactttCTGAACTCTTCCATTATGGCAACGTTTGCGTTATTTTAAAAGTCTCACCTGTTTTCCCCACTCCGCTGCCTCCAACAACAGCTATTTTAATGACCCGGTTCGGGACGGAGTATTCAAGCGCGGTACACTCCGCAATGGTCGACATGTTCTGAATGAGCCGCATTGTTCTTCCAGGTAATTAAATTCCCACAAGAATAGTGAAGAAATATCCAAAAACGTTGTTTAAAGTCGCTCAGGAGTAGCAGGTGAAGATATCGCAGTGCTTCAGCAGAGGAGACCAAGAGGACTTAGAGCTGTGGATCACGGATGAGACTGCAGCTGCGGAGGAGCCGCTCGCCCTTTTTAAACCTCCCCGCCGCCGCTCGCCTCTGATTGGTTGCTCCTTTCCCCCGTGTTTTCGTGCTTTCTCCGCCCACACGTGGATAAGCAGCAAGTTTATGCATTCTGAAGAGGAGCCGCTGTGGCAACAGGTGGGACCCGACTAAGCAGcctttctttggaaaaaagctGGGTGGAAGAGGCAAGTATTTTCTCGTGTACAGTATTGTGAGATGTGACTTCTCATGAAATCTGaggaaaaacatgtttcagaTTGTATCAGTCAAGAGGGTTAGTTTAGACCTTAAACAGGATTGCCGGTGAATCATAGTTTCGCCTTTATCTTTCAAAGATTGGGAGGATGACCCAAAGAAATTGAGTCTGATTACAAATTTACCAGCACATTTAACAGAAGTAAAAATACAGTTACATTTGATTTTGAACATTTCCTATACCTTTAAATAGGTGAAAACACATTGGTTAAGTATTTGACTATTTTTTGTTGTAGGTTGAGTATGTAGTCAGGGATGGAAAGAGGTTTATGTCATGCTGTCATCAATGGTTACTGATCAAAAAAGAATATGGGACTAGGTTACTTATTTTTTAAACCTAAAATCGGCTAACAGCGGTGCTGTTAATCCTTTCCAGATGCTGATGAAGCCCAAGCACAAGTCAGCTAGCATATTCCTTCTTTGTTCACCTTCACTTGAGAAAATGAATTGAGCACACCTAGGAGGATTTCAGCAGCTGCTTTATATAAAGATTCTTCAGCTCAGGCCGGTGCGTGACATAGAGCCATTTTGTTGAGGCTATTAGTCCTCGAATTATCCATCCACCCTTTCAAATCCTGACCATGGGATCTTTTTTATGTATGTCTCACTGTCTGGTTACTTTGATTGAAGAACATTAGTGCAGGAATTATCCTGTTTAACTTTGGATGGGTGTTTTACACACCGGTTAAAGTCTTTAATAAGGCTTTAGTAAGTTactaaaacaatatatttttcagCAGCACTACCAGGAATAATGTGGGTAATGTAAGAACATTTTATTCTAGCCTCCCTGATGTGATTggtcattaaaatatttatttcagtagcaGAGGTG includes the following:
- the rasl11b gene encoding ras-like protein family member 11B; translated protein: MRLIQNMSTIAECTALEYSVPNRVIKIAVVGGSGVGKTALVVRFLTKRFIGDYERNAGNLYSREVQVDGDQVTIQVQDTPGAEMTDNGISLPDHVTCSIQWADAVVLVYSVTDRRSFELIDQLHQLVIRTGAISVPPVILLANKADLLHMRRVDSEQGPVLAGTLGCSFYEVSASEDYNQVHGAFHRLCCQLSKQQQPPPPAAIAAAEKRRSPLIPRPKSPNMQDLKRRFKQALSAKVRTVTSV